A single region of the Schizosaccharomyces osmophilus chromosome 3, complete sequence genome encodes:
- the ppk33 gene encoding serine/threonine protein kinase Ppk33 — translation MGNQASKLRSAEQPWIEQGQKKPFFSISQFKLCNVVGKGSWSTVFVVKDRSSKQKFALKCINKKKHNPGKIKQLLTEVSLLRSLDHPLLCRFYSEFQDDSKIYLVSDLMLGGDLRYHIAQNRFQESVVCVWIAELASALIYIHSKGILHRDIKPDNILLDEFGHCRLVDFNVASRLSQKTPDGKGFVKGRVGTPAYMSPETLVHSISYRESDWWSLGITMYECLLQSRPFSSTMVVNWIRSSEKEKNSLLETMCSSLELRNNKQLDILSKEARVAIRGFLEPSIRNRFGHHENNIPNISFFSPVCFDTISQGKWAPKFRPKSGKLYADPILELEATF, via the coding sequence ATGGGGAATCAAGCGTCAAAGCTGAGAAGTGCCGAGCAGCCATGGATTGAGCAGGGACAGAAAAAACCCTTTTTCAGCATCTCTCAATTCAAACTGTGCAATGTTGTTGGCAAAGGAAGTTGGAGTACAGTTTTCGTGGTGAAAGATCGTAGCAGCAAGCAAAAGTTTGCTTTGAAATGTAttaacaagaaaaaacataatCCTGGAAAGATAAAACAACTCCTTACCGAAGTTTCCCTTTTGCGTTCTTTAGACCATCCTCTTTTGTGTAGATTTTATTCGGAATTCCAAGACGATAGCAAAATCTACCTTGTCTCGGATCTTATGTTGGGCGGTGATCTTCGATATCATATTGCACAAAATCGCTTTCAAGAATCCGTCGTGTGTGTTTGGATTGCTGAACTGGCTTCCGCGCTCATCTATATTCACTCCAAAGGGATCTTGCATAGAGATATAAAGCCAGACAATATCCTTCTCGACGAATTTGGACATTGCCGACTCGTCGATTTTAACGTAGCTTCCCGTCTATCGCAGAAAACCCCAGATGGAAAAGGTTTTGTGAAAGGTCGAGTTGGTACTCCTGCCTATATGTCCCCAGAAACACTTGTGCACTCCATCAGCTACCGAGAATCAGATTGGTGGTCTTTGGGAATCACCATGTACGAATGTCTATTACAGAGTAGACCGTTCTCCAGCACTATGGTGGTCAATTGGATTCGTTCTTccgaaaaagaaaaaaattctcTCCTCGAAACAATGTGCTCCTCGCTCGAACTTCGAAATAACAAACAATTAGACATCTTATCCAAAGAGGCACGTGTTGCTATTCGCGGATTTCTAGAGCCATCTATAAGAAACCGATTTGGACATcatgaaaacaacattccaaatatatctttcttttccccTGTTTGCTTTGATACCATCTCTCAAGGGAAATGGGCCCCTAAATTTAGACCAAAATCTGGCAAACTGTACGCTGACCCTATTTTAGAATTGGAAGCAACCTTTTGa
- the tco89 gene encoding TORC1 subunit Tco89, with product MDSAPSHVRKGSTSTVSTEGGDGGPSKSTRDNKKGFIVNSRIKRGGSHLRLGRPGKVTAASSRPNVLTRTTSHNPNYDRVHNTHAAIPRQRSLNDLNDLHGSRAVTARTGLIPLTQRKPKPVWEEITNDNDSTAGNFDTESIRTDPPETETRNPPPLNIAQLNEDQSRKLPEKNTFLLPKESQTTNERVNRTDHEKPSSPNISLPQVATAESSIKEEKIRPEDVSALPPSNQHKAVSDFSDRPLGPTDMYPRYPLATPSAPDTMQSSSIHNESVLPNTSTEYGPLPSVYLPDFQNPDQEPVSPKALTNAESSRNLDSDTQSVTTSLPGDLLTNRKFSSNVTKSPAQLYDIGASTSRTQQKLLIQRASSRFDTVEDDTNANPSKRYLHPQAKQITDSVRTNFRNVKRNREIVYEFLIRLRPFVVSSEIEDFSSSSNPFTSSPHAPSSSNPGLNLGSASGFSSTSHSVNPSEIIHSSQPSYPLANTHRKSIHVPKVRKGEEPETVENKILELWK from the exons ATGGATTCGGCTCCCAGTCATGTTCGCAAAGGTTCTACTTCGACAGTGAGCACTGAGGGAGGCGATGGAGGGCCTTCTAAATCTACAAGGGACAACAAAAAGGGATTCATAGTAAATAGCAGGATAAAAAGAGGTGGAAGTCATTTACGACTCGGAAGACCTGGAAAAGTCACGGCCGCAAGTTCTCGTCCTAACGTCTTAACAAGAACAACCTCTCATAATCCAAATTATGATCGTGTTCACAATACGCATGCTGCTATACCTAGGCAAAGATCTCTCAACGACCTTAATGATTTGCATGGAAGTAGAGCAGTGACAGCGAGAACCGGCTTAATTCCTTTGACCCAGAGGAAGCCTAAGCCTGTTTGGGAAGAAATTACTAACGATAATGACTCTACGGCTGGAAATTTTGATACGGAAAGTATTCGCACCGATCCGCCTGAAACAGAAACGCGCAATCCCCCTCCATTGAATATTGCTCAGCTGAACGAAGACCAGTCTCGTAAATTACCTGAAAAAAACACTTTTTTGCTCCCAAAAGAAAGCCAAACTACCAATGAAAGGGTCAACAGGACGGACCATGAAAAACCTTCTTCCCCAAATATTTCACTTCCACAAGTTGCCACAGCTGAATCATCgattaaagaagaaaaaattcgaCCAGAAGATGTCAGCGCTTTACCACCTTCGAATCAGCATAAAGCCGTTTCTGACTTTTCTGATCGTCCACTTGGTCCCACAGACATGTATCCGCGGTACCCTCTTGCTACTCCAAGTGCTCCTGATACAATGCAATCAAGCTCCATTCATAACGAATCGGTTTTACCGAATACTTCGACTGAGTACGGACCACTTCCTTCTGTATATCTACCGGATTTTCAGAATCCAGACCAGGAACCGGTTTCTCCTAAGGCACTAACTAATGCTG AATCTTCTAGAAATTTGGATTCAGATACACAAAGTGTAACTACTTCTCTTCCTGGAGATTTACTAACAAATCGTAAATTTTCCTCAAATGTCACCAAATCACCCGCTCAATTGTACGACATAGGTGCTTCTACTAGCAGAACTcaacaaaaacttcttATTCAGAGAGCTTCTTCCCGATTTGATACAGTGGAAGATGATACCAATGCAAATCCCTCTAAACGATACTTACACCCGCAAGCAAAGCAAATCACGGATTCAGTCCGAACAAATTTCCGTAATGTGAAAAGGAATCGTGAAATCGTAtatgaatttttgattAGGCTTCGTCCTTTTGTGGTTTCGTCAGAAATTGAagatttttcttcgtcttccAACCCCTTTACCTCAAGTCCCCATGCTCCGAGTTCTTCCAATCCGGGATTAAATTTGGGCTCTGCGAGTGGTTTCTCTTCAACTTCTCACTCTGTGAATCCTAGCGAAATAATTCATTCCTCTCAGCCGTCGTATCCTTTGGCTAATACACACAGGAAGTCTATTCATGTTCCCAAAGTTCGAAAAGGGGAGGAACCAGAAACAGTAGAGAATAAAATACTGGAACTATGGAAATAA
- the tol1 gene encoding 3'(2'),5'-bisphosphate nucleotidase/inositol-1,4- bisphosphate 1-phosphatase, whose protein sequence is MNFQFEKEIAVIAVRRASYLTEKVFNQLIKEKSSAGAHSKEDKSPVTIGDFGAQAVVIALLKDAFPKDPIVGEEDADYLRSNKDTCSRVWSLVQESIQRSKERQELGQIKDAEQMMSVIDQGNYSGGREGRMWTLDPIDGTKGFLRGAQYAICLSLIENGKPMVSAISCPNLPFDFKQPETSPKGIIMSAIRGQGSFQYALHDLTAQPTQVHMKDVQDPKESKFCEGVEAGHSMQGTQEEIAKKLGIVYGPTKMDSQAKYVSLARGDGDIYLRLPTSMSFEEKIWDHAGGSLLVEEAGGVVSDMFGKPLDFGVGRTLKNNNGVIAAYKGIFQNVIDATAAITSQDPHFKKN, encoded by the exons ATGAATTTccaatttgaaaaagagattgCTGTTATTGCTGTCCGTAGGGCTAGCTATTTAACTGAAAAGGTCTTCAACCAACTCATAAAGGAGAAGAGTTCTGCGGGTGCTCATTCAAAGGAAGACAAGTCCCCTGTAACCATCGGCGATTTCGGTGCTCAAGCAGTCGTTATTGCCTTGCTCAAGGATGCTTTCCCCAAGGACCCCATCGTTGGTGAAGAAGATGCCGACTATTTGAGAAGCAATAAAGATACCTGCTCTCGTGTCTGGTCATTGGTTCAAGAATCGATTCAACGCTCAAAAGAGCGCCAAGAGTTAGGTCAAATTAAAGACGCCGAACAAATGATGTCCGTTATTGATCAGGGTAATTACAGCGGCGGTCGTGAAGGCCGTATGTGGACGCTCGACCCTATAGATGGCACCAAGGGTTTCCTTCGCGGTGCTCAATATGCCATCTGTCTCTCTTTGATCGAAAATGGAAAGCCCATGGTGAGCGCCATCAGCTGTCCCAATCTCCCTTTCGACTTTAAGCAACCTGAAACAAGTCCCAAGGGTATTATCATGTCCGCTATTCGCGGTCAAGGATCCTTTCAGTACGCGCTTCATGACTTGACTGCCCAACCCACCCAAGTACATATGAAGGATGTTCAAGATCCAAAGGAATCTAAGTTTTGTGAAGGAGTTGAAGCTGGTCATTCCATGCAAGGAACTCAAGAAGAGATTGCCAAAAAACTTGGAATTGTTTATGGACCTACCAAAATGGATTCTCAAGCCAAATATGTCAGTCTGGCCCGAGGTGATGGAGATATTTATCTTCGTCTTCCTACCAGCATGAGCtttgaagagaaaatttGG GATCACGCTGGAGGCTCCCTCTTGGTCGAAGAAGCTGGCGGTGTCGTGTCGGATATGTTTGGTAAACCTTTAGACTTTGGTGTTGGCCGTACATTGAAGAACAATAACGGTGTTATTGCTGCTTACAAAGGCATATTTCAAAATGTTATTGATGCCACAGCTGCAATCACCTCCCAAGATCcccatttcaaaaagaattaa
- the rsm1 gene encoding zinc finger C3HC-type containing RNA export factor Rsm1: MAIPSEWEFKEVLDQLDKVDERTEHVLVNTVESSSCKYKPWSLREFLYRLKTYRNRWSLTYDSKLGEVNCCRHGWLCDSYDKLACDLCNTRLDLSFLQNIIDSKELSWELPQKVRDRIEKSLIDEHQDGCLYKHMSFPDNIYELEISTELLNVKRRIKSTSPCSVQLHFPEEMTQERLVKIAERFSYETYNDPSLSVIGIALTGWTEQLSGQLYECDYCHRRVGVWNLKQDDQLFDVIDQHKLNCPWKTSVMNSQLQGWQIILQLLTTETIFEQIDTKKDYSYWIDMASNILQEIR; encoded by the coding sequence ATGGCAATTCCATCCGAGTGGGAATTTAAAGAGGTTTTGGATCAATTGGATAAAGTTGATGAGCGAACTGAACATGTCTTAGTCAATACAGTAGAAAGCTCTTCTTGCAAATATAAACCATGGAGTCTAAGAGAATTTCTATACCGTTTAAAAACATATCGAAACCGGTGGTCTCTAACTTATGATTCCAAGCTTGGTGAAGTCAATTGTTGTAGACATGGTTGGCTTTGTGACTCTTACGACAAATTAGCATGCGATCTGTGTAATACAAGGCTTGATTTAAGTTTTTTACAGAATATAATCGACTCAAAGGAGCTATCTTGGGAGCTGCCCCAAAAAGTTAGAGATCGTATTGAGAAGTCTCTGATTGATGAACATCAAGACGGTTGTTTATACAAACACATGAGTTTTCCAGATAACATATATGAGCTTGAGATTTCTACGGAGCTTTTGAATGTCAAGAGGAGGATAAAAAGTACATCCCCTTGTTCAGTACAACTGCATTTCCCGGAAGAAATGACTCAAGAACGACTGGTAAAAATTGCTGAAAGATTCAGTTATGAAACATATAATGATCCATCTCTCTCGGTAATTGGGATTGCGCTGACTGGTTGGACGGAGCAATTGTCAGGTCAATTGTATGAGTGCGATTACTGTCATCGGAGAGTTGGTGTTTGGAATTTAAAACAAGATGATCAATTATTTGATGTTATTGATCAACATAAATTAAATTGCCCTTGGAAAACATCCGTTATGAATAGCCAACTACAGGGATGGCAGATCATCTTGCAATTGTTGACGACAGAAACAATTTTTGAGCAAATAGACacaaaaaaggattatTCTTATTGGATTGATATGGCTTCAAATATTCTTCAGGAAATACGATAA
- the urk1 gene encoding uridine kinase/uracil phosphoribosyltransferase codes for MEIAQASKETLKNLYEPPWRRISFIGIAGPSGSGKTSVARLIVKALNLPNVVILSLDSFYKPLTAEQKQQAYRNEYDFDSPDAIDWVLLFNVLIELKRGRKVDIPIYSFHDHDRLPETSTLFGASIIVIEGIFALYDEKVRSLLDVSVFLETDSDVCLSRRLNRDINYRGRDIRGVLHQYDRFVKPSYDNFVRKQSIYTDIIVPRGRDNKVAIEMVIKFIKRTLSVQSRSHRENIDSLQQIVPTIPNLPLNLVQLRQTPEIEAIKTILVNKETDADNMQFYLSRIGTMLMNLAGDSLMYEEKVITLHNGDTWKGLQLAKELCGVSVLGSGGTLETALCRQFPNVRLGKVLVRVNQVTNEPSLQYHKLPRGIAGTNVILIASQLTTSTDVLMATQILVDFGVPEENIIIVVYVSFVESIKTLGFIFPKVTIVTGFLETAEDAVMGKLNLEKTFYGC; via the exons ATGGAAATTGCTCAAGCCAGTaaagaaactttgaaaaacctGTACGAGCCTCCCTGGAGACGTATAAGCTTCATAGGTATTGCAGGCCCTTCTGGAAGTGGAAAAACCTCAGTCGCTCGATTAATTGTAAAAGCCTTGAATTTACCCAATGTGGTGATCTTATCCTTGGATTCCTTCTATAAGCCTTTGACCGCTGAGCAGAAACAACAAGCTTATCGAAATGAATATGATTTTGATTCCCCAGACGCCATTGACTGGGTTTTGTTATTTAATGTTTTAATAGAGCTCAAACGAGGTCGTAAAGTTGACATTCCCATATATAGTTTTCACGATCACGACCGCCTTCCTGAAACTTCCACTTTGTTTGGTGCAAGTATAATTGTCATAGAGGGAATCTTTGCTTTATACGACGAAAAAGTTCGCTCCCTTCTTGATGTCTCTGTCTTTCTCGAAACTGATTCAGACGTTTGTTTATCTCGTAGATTGAACAGAGATATTAATTACCGTGGTCGTGACATTCGGGGTGTGCTTCACCAGTATGATCGCTTTGTCAAACCAAGTTACGATAATTTTGTACGGAAGCAATCGATTTATACAGATATAATTGTTCCCCGTGGTCGTGACAATAAAGTGGCCATCG AAATGGTcataaaatttattaagAGGACTTTGTCTGTTCAAAGCCGAAGTCACCGGGAAAACATCGATTCTTTACAACAGATTGTTCCTACCATCCCGAATTTACCTTTAAATCTTGTGCAGCTCCGTCAAACTCCTGAAATTGAAGCTATCAAAACCATActcgtaaacaaagaaactgaCGCTGATAATATGCAGTTCTATTTAAGTCGCATAGGAACAATGTTAATGAACCTGGCTGGCGATTCCTTAATGTATGaggaaaaagttattaCGCTACATAACGGGGATACATGGAAAGGATTGCAATTAGCAAAAGAG CTTTGCGGCGTTTCTGTTTTGGGGTCTGGTGGTACTTTGGAAACAGCCCTTTGTCGACAGTTTCCTAACGTGCGGTTGGGAAAAGTACTTGTGCGTGTGAATCAAGTCACCAATGAACCAAGTCTTCAATATCATAAACTTCCCCGGGGGATTGCTGGGACAAATGTAATTCTTATAGCTTCTCAATTGACAACCAGCACGGATGTATTAATGGCAACTCAAATCTTAGTTGACTTTGGTGTACCGGAAGAAAACATTATTATTGTAGTCTATGTGTCTTTTGTGGAAAGCATCAAAACATTGGGTTTTATATTTCCCAAAGTCACGATTGTTACAGGGTTTTTGGAGACTGCTGAGGATGCAGTAATGGGTAAATTAAATTTAGAGAAGACGTTTTATGGATGTTAA
- the rec7 gene encoding meiotic recombination protein Rec7: MNFYPIAKYSVAQDSYGYESSSTSWSHYSDGGYTMSLTSGLLQIRRREELIQSLNLLDLWHQFIPGTKERSLVLLSKAPCMNFRIYSNNITKRFQVKFPSDVFYMKAKLEIENLGLYFKDARSSSEKKQMSNSQSQIGNSQEMYMAAPINPGVHASSQPTISVQAPTILSQTIPATPPVAAPGGGTVGVGGGMIAAPSSSSSSSHLATTNHGANEIAVHTPYKRARVDETGSMGHSQVEGSTPSGSSSSSGVLTSIRPSQNAPLMGRQETNMESIHMSQPPYWEDPTAISSSPFHPSQYSMVAGTPLGSQNPGIPIASLMTPMQENPGPPAAVPASSYMNMLPSPPTTSSPSAISANLTEEEKLLRDKVLFYLQQSSFLQLCQTLDRIWATMQHA; encoded by the exons ATGAATTTTTACCCAATTGCAAAATACTCTGTTGCTCAGGACTCTTATGGATATGAATCATCATCTACAAGCTGGTCGCATTATTCTGATGGTGGATATACTATGTCACTGACATCTGGATTATTGCAAATTCGTAGACGCGAAGAATTAATT CAGAGTTTAAATTTACTAGATCTATGGCACCAATTCATCCCAGGGACGAAAGAACGGAGCTTGGTTTTGCTGTCCAAGGCACCGTGCATGAACTTTCGCATCTATAGCAATAAT ATTACAAAACGATTCCAGGTCAAGTTTCCATCGGATGTATTTTACATGAAAGCAAAGCTTGAAATCGAAAACCTGGGATTATATTTTAAGGATGCAAGATCGTCATCggaaaaaaagcaaatgtcGAATTCACAAAGCCAAATTGGGAATTCCCAAGAGATGTATATGGCGGCACCGATAAATCCTGGAGTGCATGCTTCGTCTCAACCTACGATTTCAGTGCAGGCTCCTACCATTTTGTCTCAAACGATTCCAGCGACACCGCCCGTAGCAGCACCAGGAGGAGGAACAGTGGGAGTAGGAGGGGGCATGATAGCAGCACCGTCGTCGTCGTCGTCGTCGTCGCATCTTGCGACGACAAACCATGGTGCTAATGAAATAGCCGTTCATACTCCTTACAAACGGGCGAGGGTGGATGAAACAGGGTCGATGGGTCATTCGCAGGTAGAGGGTAGCACACCGTCAGGGTCGTCGTCTTCATCCGGTGTGTTGACTTCTATTCGACCGTCGCAAAACGCTCCGTTGATGGGAAGGCAGGAAACGAATATGGAAAGCATACACATGTCGCAGCCACCATATTGGGAAGATCCTACGGCGATTTCCTCTTCACCATTTCATCCGTCTCAGTATTCCATGGTGGCAGGGACACCTCTTGGATCGCAAAACCCAGGAATCCCGATAGCATCTTTAATGACGCCTATGCAAGAGAATCCTGGACCTCCTGCTGCAGTACCTGCCTCGTCGTATATGAACATGCTGCCGTCCCCTCCTACAACATCGTCGCCGTCCGCAATTTCCGCGAACCTAacggaagaagaaaaactctTGCGAGACaaggttttgttttatctGCAGCAAAGCAGCTTTCTTCAATTGTGTCAAACCTTGGACCGAATTTGGGCTACGATGCAACAtgcataa
- the hmg1 gene encoding 3-hydroxy-3-methylglutaryl-CoA reductase Hmg1, which produces MIYRIAARYPIQVIAIVCILVSMAYYSFLETLTQEDFPVLLRALKRSGILDGGLVSDPSGLVLKLSKVESPDGVASVWEPIPPSDQPQGIQNVDFDITQWYHPTSVNVNVAQLAEPYLHDCLLIDSPSGTCKTFSKEVGNWTVSSIAIPANMANPPIDYFLDSSSTVVQRVLPTIREHGISWSWLLQLIARTWMNTLKITSQASKMELLIVGTAYACMFISVISVYLKMRRLGSRFWLFSSVCMSTLFSVQFAMSLIRFSGVRISLVSLIESMPFLINVVALDKSVNLTRAVMSRCASSDSRSATHEDVAEACRDAAPPILRHFSFGIVVLAIFSYCNFGLKQFFLFSAVMVYDLLLLFTFFVSILTLNLEMCRYNANENVRRVLMEEGLSESVARRVAENNQFAKTNKKDTFQPLRWIYEPRFLFVIAFVVFNLFELCSIPFKHYAVTSAAAARLIPLVRSEYPETNTQSLLDDHVFDEILSYLFSSTHNKDVISVRILPSVFYGTDLAQSSALTTIHSFIHNWTKSIGGSFLSKWVIFGLSLSIGANIFLLNAARLNSMKNDDDKKVVEKVVEVVKYLPDSENPSFETAVEKNISTLSRPLEECISLYGNGQVSSLNDEEVIQLVVARKIPLYALERILKDIVRAVVIRRAAVSRSSRTKTLEASNCPVYHYDYSRVLNACCENVIGYIPLPLGVAGPIIIDGKPYYVPMATTEGALVASTMRGCKAINAGGGAVTVLTRDEMSRGPCIAFPNLTRAGRAKLWLDSPEGTEVITKAFNSTSRFARLQRIKTALAGTRLFIRFCTSTGDAMGMNMISKGVEHALTVMSSEAGFEDMNVISVSGNYCTDKKPAAINWIDGRGKSVIAEAIIPGEAVKSILKTTVEDLVKLNVDKNLIGSAMAGSVGGFNAHAGNVVTAIFLATGQDPAQNIESSNCITLMDNVDGNLQLSVSMPSIEVGTIGGGTVLEPQQAMLDLLGVKGAHLTSPGDNARQLAKIIAAGVMAGELSLCSALATGHLVKSHIGLNRSAINTPADSKASQSSNASNQNVPHLSVR; this is translated from the coding sequence ATGATTTATCGAATTGCCGCCAGATATCCCATTCAAGTGATCGCGATTGTGTGTATCCTTGTTTCTATGGCATACTACTCTTTTCTCGAGACCCTTACACAAGAAGATTTCCCTGTCTTGCTTCGAGCCTTAAAGCGATCTGGCATCTTGGATGGGGGCCTTGTTTCTGATCCTTCTGGGTTAGTTTTGAAGCTTTCCAAAGTTGAATCCCCTGACGGCGTTGCTTCTGTCTGGGAACCTATCCCCCCGTCTGACCAGCCTCAAGGCATTCAAAATGTCGACTTTGACATCACCCAATGGTATCACCCAACTTCAGTAAATGTGAACGTAGCCCAACTCGCCGAACCTTACCTTCATGATTGTCTCTTGATTGATTCGCCATCTGGTACTTGTAAGACGTTCTCAAAAGAAGTCGGTAATTGGACTGTTTCAAGCATAGCTATTCCTGCCAATATGGCTAATCCTCCCATCGACTACTTCTTAGATAGCTCTAGTACTGTCGTTCAAAGAGTCCTTCCTACAATTCGTGAGCACGGCATTTCTTGGTCTTGGCTCCTCCAGCTAATCGCTCGCACTTGGATGAACACTTTGAAAATAACGAGTCAAGCTTCTAAAATGGAACTTCTTATCGTCGGCACCGCCTACGCATGCATGTTCATTTCTGTTATTTCTGTCTACTTAAAAATGCGAAGACTGGGCTCTAGATTTTGGTTATTCTCCAGTGTTTGCATGTCTACTTTATTCTCAGTTCAATTTGCGATGTCGTTGATCCGTTTCTCTGGAGTTCGAATCAGCCTTGTATCTTTAATTGAAAGCATGCCCTTCTTAATAAACGTTGTTGCTCTGGACAAGTCGGTGAACCTCACTAGAGCAGTTATGTCTCGTTGTGCTTCTTCCGACTCTCGTTCTGCCACCCACGAGGATGTTGCTGAAGCTTGCCGTGATGCTGCTCCCCCAATTCTCCGtcatttttcctttggaatTGTGGTTTTAGCTATCTTTTCTTATTGCAACTTTGGTTTAAAGcagttctttttattttccgCTGTTATGGTCTATGACCTGCTTTTACTCTTCACTTTTTTCGTGTCTATCCTCACTCTAAATTTGGAAATGTGCAGGTATAATGCCAATGAAAATGTGAGACGAGTTTTGATGGAAGAAGGCTTATCCGAGTCTGTCGCTCGTCGTGTTGCTGAAAATAATCAATTTgccaaaacaaacaagaaggATACCTTCCAGCCTCTTAGATGGATATACGAACCacgctttcttttcgttaTTGCATTTGTTGTATTTAATCTTTTTGAGCTTTGTTCTATTCCTTTCAAACATTATGCAGTAACTTCCGCTGCTGCCGCCAGACTGATTCCTTTGGTTCGCTCCGAATATCCAGAAACCAACACCCAAAGCCTTTTAGATGACcatgtttttgatgaaattcTCTCTTATTTGTTTAGCTCTACCCATAATAAGGATGTAATCTCTGTTAGAATCTTGCCTTCCGTTTTTTATGGTACTGACTTAGCTCAGTCGTCTGCCTTAACAACAATTCACTCTTTTATACATAATTGGACAAAATCAATCGGTGGATCTTTTCTATCGAAGTGGGTTATCTTCGGCTTATCTTTAAGTATTGGTGCaaatattttccttttgaatgCTGCTCGACTAAATTCCATGAAAAACGATGATGATAAGAAAGTCGTTGAAAAAGTTGTCGAGGTAGTAAAGTATTTGCCTGACTCCGAGAACCCTTCCTTTGAAACCGCTGTTGAAAAGAATATCAGCACATTATCTCGTCCTTTAGAAGAATGCATTTCCTTATATGGTAACGGACAAGTTTCATCATTGAATGATGAGGAGGTGATTCAACTTGTTGTTGCCCGGAAAATTCCCTTGTATGCTTTAGAGCGTATTCTGAAGGACATTGTTAGAGCAGTAGTCATTCGCCGCGCAGCTGTTTCTCGCTCTTCAAGAACAAAAACCTTAGAAGCATCTAATTGTCCTGTTTATCACTATGATTATTCAAGAGTACTTAACGCTTGTTGTGAGAATGTCATTGGGTATATACCTTTACCTCTTGGTGTGGCAGGACCAATTATTATTGATGGCAAACCGTACTACGTCCCTATGGCTACTACCGAAGGTGCTTTGGTTGCTTCAACCATGCGTGGCTGCAAAGCCATCAATGCTGGCGGTGGTGCTGTTACTGTGCTAACTCGCGATGAAATGTCTCGTGGCCCTTGTATTGCGTTCCCTAATTTAACGCGCGCAGGTCGCGCTAAGCTTTGGTTGGATAGTCCCGAAGGAACTGAAGTTATAACGAAGGCCTTTAATTCTACTAGTAGATTCGCTCGTCTCCAGCGGATTAAGACTGCTTTGGCTGGAACTCGCTTATTCATTCGTTTTTGCACTTCTACAGGTGATGCTATGGGCATGAACATGATATCAAAGGGCGTTGAGCATGCATTGACTGTTATGAGTTCCGAAGCCGGATTTGAAGATATGAACGTTATCAGCGTATCCGGAAATTATTGCACTGATAAGAAACCGGCTGCTATAAACTGGATCGATGGACGTGGAAAGAGTGTTATTGCAGAAGCTATTATTCCTGGCGAGGCTGTGAAATCTATATTAAAAACTACTGTTGAAGATTTAGTCAAGTTGAATGTTGACAAAAATCTTATTGGTAGTGCTATGGCTGGAAGCGTCGGTGGTTTTAACGCACATGCCGGAAATGTTGTGACCGCTATCTTCCTCGCTACAGGGCAAGATCCCGCTCAGAACATTGAAAGTAGCAATTGTATCACTCTTATGGATAATGTCGACGGTAATTTACAGCTTAGCGTTTCCATGCCTTCCATTGAGGTCGGAACTATTGGTGGTGGTACCGTTTTGGAACCCCAGCAAGCTATGCTTGACCTCCTAGGTGTTAAGGGAGCACACTTAACATCCCCCGGTGATAATGCTCGTCAACTGGCAAAGATTATTGCTGCCGGTGTCATGGCTGGTGAGTTATCTTTATGTTCTGCACTTGCAACTGGCCATTTGGTAAAGTCCCATATCGGTCTTAACCGCAGTGCAATAAACACTCCTGCTGATTCCAAAGCTTCTCAATCTTCAAATGCATCCAACCAGAATGTTCCTCACTTAAGTGTTCGTTAG